The Fimbriimonadia bacterium genome contains the following window.
CTCACTTTGCGACATACTGGGTGCGAGTTAGAGGGCGCGCCGCGGAAGCGGCGCGCCCTGGGTCGCTCTGACTAAGACACGGTCGTGCCTACTGTGGGGCATGCGACGGGCAGATCGAGCCACCCCCGGGACAGCTCTCGTTCCGATAGTATGCTAGCAGGTACATGTTGTCGAAGGGCCCACCGTAGCAAGCGGGAAACCCTGGGAGCGGTGTGCCGGTGCACTCCACCCTAATATACTTATACTGACAGCAGAAGTTTGGGTGTGTGGCACAGGCGTTCCACCTGGCCACTTCGGTCTTCGTACATCCCGGCGAACAGATCATGTAGATGCTCTCGTAACATGGTATCTCGTCGGCGTACACGTATACGATCGCCCCGACCACCAGTAGAGCAACGAGAGTGACTAGGTATCGTCGCATCACGGTACCTCCTTTCGAAGTGTGTAGTAGGACTACAAATCGGAAGAGCTGCCTTCGGGCAAGTAGGCATAAACACGCTCTACCCACCCTCCTAGCCGCAGGACAACCCAGATCTTCTTTTTCTCTTTGGTCACGTAGCGGGAATCCAAGAGGTCGCGGTTGTAGTTAGGATCCCAGTGCCAAGGGTCTATGGCGATGGCCACTGCATCGCCCTTCTCACGCAGTCGGATGTAGGATGCGCCTTCCTTCACCCCTGATCCGGGGCAACCCTTGTCGTTGTCGGCGGCAGGCCAGTAGTAGCTGACATTCAGGCCAGGGTCGTTCGGCACCTGGGTCCAGTCGCTGGGACAAGTGAAGATACTGCGTTCCGACCACTTGAAGTAGCCTGCATCGATGAGTGCCGTCGGCAGGTGTGGTACTCCCAGCCGTTGCAGGGCGTTCATCGGCGTAGCACCGCCGCCGCGTCCGCCGCCCTCGTACTCCGCTCGGTACATAGCGATTGCTTGCCCGATCTGCCGTAGGTTGCTGATGCAGTGTGTCTCGTTACCCTTCTCGCGTACTGGCGCCAGCAGCACGTACACCAACGCAGCGAGTGTGACCAGAATTGCGATAGTAACCAGAAATTCTACCAGAGTGAATGCCTTGCGTCTCATGGATATCACCTTTGCCTCGAGCGAGCGAGAAAGGTATCGAGCCCCTCACCGTATCGGCTTACACATACCAGCCGCCAGTCTGGTCCATATAAGTATACACGCGGTGTGAAGTACGCGTTCAGCCGAAATGCAATCGTCCGGTCTGGATCTGCGGCAGCAGATTCTGTGTCACTGACCACCCGCGCAGTGGGCCCGATCCACTCCCTCACCTTCGCGTGATCTGCCCCCGCGTCCACCAGCGCGACAGCGGTGTACCAGGGCGATTGGTCGAACCAACTCTCCTCAGGCTGGAACTTTAGGCTGCACGCGCTACATGAGCCCAAATACACGATCAAGTGATGTTGCGTGGGCTGATCCTCTCCCACCGCCTGCACCAACGCCTGTGGGGCCGGCGTGCCAGGCTTCGGGTCGTACCGGCTCAACCACTCCATCTGTGGACTAGTGGCGACCGATTGCGCCGGAGCCCTCGAGAACAAGAGGTGCAGGCCGAGGGTGCGAGCGACCGCTCGAAATGTCGGTGCATCATACGGCAGTGCCAGGATGAGCGCGACTGCGAGAACGACCCACGCTGTGAGCAACGCCCGGGCGATCTTTCCTCGCTCGATGCCGGCTCGTACTCGCTTGTCGGAGACTTGATTACACGCTCCGCCCATTCCTCTCTATCCTTTCCACCATGGTCGAACACCCGACCTGAATTACGTTACCAATAGTAACACACATATTTACTTGCTGCAATAAGTAAAATACGGAATAGAAGAAATTGCTTATATAATCAAGTATTATTACGGTGAAAATGTCCGCCGGGTTAAGGGGCGGATGAGAGTTTGCGAAGAACGGTGTCGTCTGGGAACAGGGCTAACCCCTCCGCTGCCACACGCGAAGCCTCGTCCGGCCTG
Protein-coding sequences here:
- a CDS encoding type II secretion system protein; protein product: MRRKAFTLVEFLVTIAILVTLAALVYVLLAPVREKGNETHCISNLRQIGQAIAMYRAEYEGGGRGGGATPMNALQRLGVPHLPTALIDAGYFKWSERSIFTCPSDWTQVPNDPGLNVSYYWPAADNDKGCPGSGVKEGASYIRLREKGDAVAIAIDPWHWDPNYNRDLLDSRYVTKEKKKIWVVLRLGGWVERVYAYLPEGSSSDL